AGTCCACAGatgtacagaggagttcatggtcgacCCAATAACTAAAGGTGCTTAGGTCccatggctgcaaaacaagcccaaatcatcaccaccTCCACCACTGGACTGTAGAAAGTCGTGTGAAAACATCCTTTCTCACATGGCACTAACTGGCTATCAGTACCTgagaagctgttttttttcatgtaaaccGTCTcggctgtctgtgtgttttttgcTTTGGAGCAGATTCCGTACACAGATGAAGCCTCTGCTGATGTTTGCAGTATTTGGCACCTCGATGTTGACATATTGCCAGAGTGGATTTTGACCTCAGTTCACCAAGTGAGTGTGACCCGTGTGAACAAAGATAATAtgtcaacatttttatttagttattattattttttttttaaagctgtgttGACTGTTATTGTTGGAAGAGGAGcaagaaactgaaaaaagttaatCTTTAAGCTTTGTTCCTTTGGTGTCCCCAGACCCAGTGGACTGCTGGAAAACTCAACTGCCAGAATTGTAGAGCTCGCCTGGGAGGCTTCAACTTTATTAATCGCAGTCAGTGTCCCTGTGGCACTGACGCCTCCATTCACTTCAGCAAAAGCCGCCTGGATTACGACCACAAGCACTCCATCCTGATGGGCCAGCCTTTAAGGTCGAGGCTCAACAGGGGACAGATGGACATTTCTCAGAATCACGAGGAGAGGGCTGAGTTTAGCACGACTACACTGGATAGATTTCAGGATTTTAACTGTGCTGCTACAATGCCCCATGAGAGTCCTATGGAGGCCTCAAATCCACAAACTGATGGGCGAACTCCTGTAGAAAGAGAAAATGCTCGCTGGAAGAGTGTGCCAGCTTTCTGTGGTCGTGATTTTTACCCTGATGTTGTCTCACATCCTGCAAGCGAGCAGCTTCACACAGATGGTGAAGCCTCTTCATCTGTTTCTGAGGGTACCCAGCCGCCTCTGGATCTGCATCTCCTGCTAACAGAGGAGGGTGTTGAGTCTTCTGTAGAGACTGCAGCTCTCTGCGACGAGGTCTCTGATCCTGCTGTGTTTCTCAGAAGGAGATGGATCTCTGACAGTGTCTCTGAGCATGAAGAAGAACCAGTGgtatattcatttttatttatttattttctctctgtttggATTTATTGTAAACTATCTTTAACCTGCCAGACCACGTGATTACGTGTGAGTACAGAGTAGTAGAAGTAATGGTCAAGTGAATTCTCGACTCTGTTACTGACTTTCATCCCAAAACCACACTGAGTATTTCCAGTGTTCAGAATGCATCTGaatttgggagggggggggctGAAACCTTGGCAAGGTTATTTCCCATTTTCAGTCTAACTTAGCAGCCAAGAGAGTTTTAAGGCACGGTTAACCTCATTCTCATATAGCAATGTATGCTGTAGCCTACCATAGCTGGTGGGCAGATAACTTCCAAAGTGAGCAGCAAAGTGGTCCAATGGGATTGTCAcctacagcaagaaggtcctgggttcaaatccaatGACTAGGACCTCTGTGCgaggtttgcatgttttccccatGTCTGCgtgctctggcttcctcccacactcCATAGACCAGCATATTGGGTTAAACTGTGATTCTAACTTGGCTGTAAGTGTGAATGTGGTTGTTTTTCTCTCCAAGTTAACTCTGTGACAGATTGATGACCCTGTGTTCCCAACCTCTTGCCCCCTGATAGACAGCCCAAACTTGTGGTTAAACTGTCTGCTTGCATAccagtgggaaaaaaaattcaCTAGCTGATAGATTCTGTTGTTTGAGCTGCTAAATAAGTGACATGTGTGTTATTGTCTCAGCCTCAAACCTCTGTCGGCTCCCCACCCTCAAACAGCCTTAGCAAAAAAGAGAAGACCCATATGAAGAGTGTGAGACTGAAacaaaggaggagagagagagatggctgCAACACCAGAATGAGAAAGCACTGGTGAGAGAGCAAGGTTCACACTGAGTTAGTGTCAGTATGAAGGATGCAATCAAGTGGCAGCTGCTGTGGCTGAAAAAGGAAGCCAACATGGAAGTGCTGAAAACTGCAGCTTCTCCAATGATTCCTTCGTTCTAGCTCAAAAAGCAGGGCAGTCCCCATTATCATGGTAAAATACCCCAAAACATTACAGCATAAAAAATCTGTTTGGCACAGAATGGGGGCTTTGGCCTCTGTGGATAGTTTTCCCTTCATAACAACTCTATTTTAAGACTGAAACTTGAGGCTGTGGCTGCTTTATTTGATGGGGCTGATAGCTCTGCTGGACTTCACCTAAGTGTTTGTATGTTGGTGACTTTTAGAtgcattttaataaaatgatctgatTTGGCTTGCTGTGTATAGATGGAAGACCAAATGCATGAAGGCCGTGCTTCAGTTGTGGTTAGTGAAAATCCAGTGTTTTAGTAGTCTGCTGTTTGGCACTAATCAGCTGAAGTGCGTTTCCCTGTGGTGTGCAAAAGTCTGTGAACTGAAGTGACATGGTAAAGAAGAGtgtgccaaaattcctccacaatgatgtgagagactgagtCATACAGAAAATCATTACTTAAAGTTGCTGTTGAAGGTGGTTCTAGATGTTGTTGAATCACGGAGTGTAGTTTTTCATATGACTGCCtggagtcctgtgaaaaccttCAGACATAACTGTATCCGTAAGTGTAGAAAaacactatataagaaccagtgcaGTTACCATATGCATGTAATAATGAGCAGGACTTAAATTATTTTAGATACAAGATTCAAAATGTGATCTGGGCAGTTTCTCCTCCAAAGTATGCTTGTAGAAGCGTTTTTTCCCTCCGCCGTTTGggaccaaaaaataaaaactcggATGTTTATGTCCAGGCTGAACGTGTGAGAGTTTTGCTgctggatgatgatgaggatgaggaggaggaggaggagcaccaGGAGAACAGGGAGAACCTCACCTGTGCTGTCTGTCTGGATGTCTACTTCAGTCCTCACAGAAGTCAGCCCTGTGGTCATGTCTTCTGTGAGCCATGTCTTCGCGCACACGCCATGAACAGTGGAAATGACAAGACCACCTGCCCTCTCTGCCGGGATGTCATCTTATACACCAACTTACAAACTGGTACGTTTGTTAATTCGCTCTTTGTGTTCAGAATAGCAAACATTTTCTGGTGAGGATATGCTCTTTAGTTCGTCCCCTGTTCTGTCTTCTTCAGAGCTCGATCAAAGGGCAAAAACCTTTTTCCCAAAACTTTACAAGGCTCGCAAGTGTGAATTTGAGGCTTCGCCGTGTGCATCATGGCCTCTGCCTGAAGGTGAGAAGCTTTGCTGTTtagtttaatttgtttttatttgactaggaagtgtttccagtgtAATACTGTGACAGAAAAGTCTGGATTATCCCGTTTCTGTGAAGGTTGACAAAAGCAAAAATGCATGAAGTAGTTTTCAATCTCAGCTCACATTGCATCAGGACCTTGGTTCTGAGGAAGCAATAAATGGTATTGCTTTATCGCCTTGCTTTAGTGTCTGTAGGGTATTTTATCTTTACACAGCTGGTTGTAAACTGTTAAAACAATAACTGAAACTGGAGTTAAAATCGATATAGTTAGGTTTGCAAACCAGACAGAGCATTCCTCCACTTAAAAGCTTTTAGTCTCTTTTGGTGGATAGatgattcaattttatttatacagcaccaaatcacaacatcagtcacctcaaggtgctttatattgtaaaataGACGCTACAATAATACTGCCTGTGATAACTGTGACACCCAGAGAAAGAAGCATCAGAACTTAAAGTTTTGGAATGGGACCAGTTCTGATTTGACAATAGATATTTATGTCTTTGggaaatatataatttttaattctttaaatGTAACACACTTATGTACACTTGGGGTTGTGATACATGTATGTATTCACTTGAACCCCTTAGTTGTGTGCCTGAGGTGACCATATTGGAGTTACTCCCTCTTACTCACAAACAAATCCAAGAGAAGATGACATTGTGTGAAACTGAGGAGTGTGTGgagcagtctgaagcctgagcttCTGGTTTCTCGATCAGGGCATAAAACCataattatgtttgttttgAGATCATGATTATTTACCACTATTATGGTCACTTTTTTCCCTTGAGCTTTAattaaaattcaaatgaaatatactcaaaatgttaataaataaatgaactaaaCCTTTCACAGCAGCCTGGCAACGAGTGAATCTGGACTTTCATGGAGAAACAAGAGTAAAAGAAAAGTTTGCTGAAGGGCAAAAGGAGTAAATTATTGAACAGAATGCAGTTCAGTTCACTCATTTTGTTTTAATACTTGTTATAAATCCAAATTAATTACTCGGATAACCTCTATTATTTTTACATGTTCAGACATGTCATGTCTAATGTGAGTATCTAGCACTGGCACAATAATAGAAcctaaaataaggaaaaaacctgagtcccattaaaaaaaatgtctggtTTTCTAACTTGAATTCTTTATGTAGAGCTCCTTATGTTATTGCAGAGCAAAAGTAAAGGAAAGAAACTGATGAGAGATTGAAGGATTTGATGGTTGTGAATAGACTCAGGCAGAATTACCAGATGAAGGTTTCTGGCTGAGGAAATGATGTGTAGTGCGCTTATCTGCCGAATGAATTGAATATTTTCATATGTTTGTTTCATCTAAAAGCTAATCATTGTTTTATAGGTTTAATATTCTTCCACTTTATAAAATTCTGCTCttatcaaaggtttatttgtatTTGGAGAAATTTTTTTCCCCGTTAAACATGTATCACtttgtaaaatataaaatttgtatttctgttgtttaaaaGAATAACATTTTGAACCTCGGCACAAATAATGACATTACACACAAATTTTGATTGGTCATTAAATGTGGAACATTTCATCTCTTTCTCATTAGGTATCAGAGACGAAGATTTTCCCGTGCTTCATTTTTACGGAGTGCAATTGGGCCACATTTTGTTAAAGATATTTTTTGTCATCAGCTGCATCCTGTGCTGTGTCCTGGTTCTAGTGTTCCTCTGTTTTATCCTATTCCTCTGCTGTTTTAGACCTTATGGTCTAATTGCATCATTTCTTCCAGATTAGGCCTACTGAATCGCATGTCGGATGTTAATAGAGTCCGGGAATACCTCTGAAACAACAGAGGGCATGTGAGACATTTGCAGAAAttgttgagaaaagtttatagtATTGAGTGTGATTAGGGTTTAATAACTACCTAATTACTTGAAAAATCTTCAGTCTGATGATTTTTGTCCTGCTAACATAACAAAGCACAGAACTGCAAAACTGAGCTTCTTGTGTCGTGTTCACTAAGGTCACTTGACAgcaatttgaattttgaatgcCATATTTCTTAAATTCAAAGGTGCCAAGCTTTGAGGCATCACCTGAAAACGACCGtatcagtgtttttatttttttcaatcatCTGCTGAAAACTGTTTCATAGGTCTTTAATTTCTGTCCGTCATGTTTCACAACGTATGGATGTGAAAAAAATTGAATGTAAGTACATATCCTTGACTtatgtacactttatccaaactgtgaagcactttgtgttttcaaaagTGCCATCCAAAGATCTTGCTGCTGTTCCATTTTCTGTATCAAATGTACAGAGACACGCTGCTTCTGTGAAATGTAATCCATACCAGGAGTCTCAATAAAGGTTAGCTGGCTGATTTTTggttgaaaatgtgtttttatttatggttTTTAACTCATTGGAAAATGCTAAACTATAATAACTGCTCGGTACACCTGTTTTGGGCACTTTCTCTCATTCTTCTCAGAACCTCTCAAGTTTGACGGGGAGCGCTGGTGCACAGCCGTTTTCAGATCAGTCGAGTTAGTCTGGGCCCTGACTGGACCACTTAAGGGCGCTCACAGAGTGGGCCC
The Maylandia zebra isolate NMK-2024a linkage group LG7, Mzebra_GT3a, whole genome shotgun sequence DNA segment above includes these coding regions:
- the LOC101466176 gene encoding E3 ubiquitin-protein ligase RNF180 isoform X2, whose translation is MKDPLQENMQRSMLRCRKCRKSIIDSTCFLTIPYTDEASADVCSIWHLDVDILPEWILTSVHQTQWTAGKLNCQNCRARLGGFNFINRSQCPCGTDASIHFSKSRLDYDHKHSILMGQPLRSRLNRGQMDISQNHEERAEFSTTTLDRFQDFNCAATMPHESPMEASNPQTDGRTPVERENARWKSVPAFCGRDFYPDVVSHPASEQLHTDGEASSSVSEGTQPPLDLHLLLTEEGVESSVETAALCDEVSDPAVFLRRRWISDSVSEHEEEPVAERVRVLLLDDDEDEEEEEEHQENRENLTCAVCLDVYFSPHRSQPCGHVFCEPCLRAHAMNSGNDKTTCPLCRDVILYTNLQTELDQRAKTFFPKLYKARKCEFEASPCASWPLPEGIRDEDFPVLHFYGVQLGHILLKIFFVISCILCCVLVLVFLCFILFLCCFRPYGLIASFLPD
- the LOC101466176 gene encoding E3 ubiquitin-protein ligase RNF180 isoform X1, encoding MLSHKIHVTISVLIFETSHVQDSSHCFSVLRLTSLSIQKVLKMKDPLQENMQRSMLRCRKCRKSIIDSTCFLTIPYTDEASADVCSIWHLDVDILPEWILTSVHQTQWTAGKLNCQNCRARLGGFNFINRSQCPCGTDASIHFSKSRLDYDHKHSILMGQPLRSRLNRGQMDISQNHEERAEFSTTTLDRFQDFNCAATMPHESPMEASNPQTDGRTPVERENARWKSVPAFCGRDFYPDVVSHPASEQLHTDGEASSSVSEGTQPPLDLHLLLTEEGVESSVETAALCDEVSDPAVFLRRRWISDSVSEHEEEPVAERVRVLLLDDDEDEEEEEEHQENRENLTCAVCLDVYFSPHRSQPCGHVFCEPCLRAHAMNSGNDKTTCPLCRDVILYTNLQTELDQRAKTFFPKLYKARKCEFEASPCASWPLPEGIRDEDFPVLHFYGVQLGHILLKIFFVISCILCCVLVLVFLCFILFLCCFRPYGLIASFLPD